A portion of the Nitratidesulfovibrio termitidis HI1 genome contains these proteins:
- a CDS encoding cytochrome c3 family protein translates to MNKTDTRMTENLFRVWLIVVAVFAVGFLGAQLFAPSMRPAAKPAVTGQTASGQTATAPQAGAGAGAGTGYGQLVTDVPPFDPGKDAYVLVAWSRQGMQHVTDAEPAWTLLPPGSTLRAQLVHRGPGPQAVTEGATLTWRLDGEAKPSVARPAAVADSSLTPAGQAATTPAAKPADAATQAKIPQLSGEFKLVEGTTLYEATGIPVLPYTGAGGKDGFNPYPTVTVEARDAIGALLAVTRCVLPVSTEMGCRNCHGGEWKVGGVAGISPATAADVLEVHDRINGTDLARRARSGTTVVCRSCHEPPDKADAAKAGATPSGKPMPPAMSAAIHGWHAAYMAGRGADACNSCHPSAPDGATRFWRDYHVTKGLDCTRCHGAMEDHALSLLRKEQEAGNPAAERLMAAITPVAVKDAKDIAPRTPWVNLPDCAGCHDFAEKPKSATASAFNKWTADAAGLYAERTDDTTMLRCPACHGAPHAVYPARNPLGRDRDNIPPMQYQQYARAMGASGNCSVCHGETPEFSVHHPLVERKAVTVTVPQGAKLGKPRVPFPHEAHTPTVDCGTCHHKGYVDGGPMKCASKDCHDVVVDAETGTPKDRENPRYFRNAFHGDGPSCNACHARLLAAGKAAGPVECRDCHKLK, encoded by the coding sequence ATGAACAAGACCGACACCCGCATGACCGAGAACCTGTTCCGCGTGTGGCTGATCGTGGTGGCCGTGTTCGCGGTGGGCTTTCTGGGCGCGCAACTGTTCGCGCCGTCCATGCGGCCCGCCGCCAAACCGGCGGTGACGGGCCAGACCGCTTCCGGCCAGACCGCCACGGCTCCTCAGGCAGGGGCTGGGGCAGGGGCTGGCACCGGTTACGGGCAACTGGTTACCGACGTGCCCCCGTTCGACCCCGGCAAGGACGCGTATGTGCTGGTGGCGTGGAGCAGACAGGGCATGCAGCACGTCACCGACGCGGAGCCCGCGTGGACCCTGCTGCCTCCCGGATCAACCCTGCGGGCGCAACTGGTGCATCGCGGCCCTGGACCGCAGGCGGTGACCGAGGGCGCGACCCTGACCTGGCGGCTGGACGGCGAGGCCAAACCTTCGGTCGCGCGGCCCGCCGCCGTGGCCGATTCGTCGCTCACCCCCGCCGGGCAGGCCGCCACCACGCCTGCCGCGAAGCCTGCCGATGCCGCCACGCAGGCGAAAATCCCGCAACTTTCCGGTGAATTTAAGCTGGTGGAAGGCACCACCCTGTACGAGGCCACGGGCATTCCCGTGCTGCCGTATACTGGTGCCGGTGGAAAGGACGGGTTCAACCCGTACCCCACGGTAACCGTGGAGGCGCGCGACGCCATCGGCGCGTTGCTGGCCGTCACCCGCTGCGTGCTGCCGGTGTCCACCGAGATGGGCTGCCGCAACTGTCACGGCGGTGAATGGAAGGTGGGCGGCGTGGCGGGCATTTCCCCGGCCACCGCCGCCGACGTGCTGGAAGTGCACGACCGCATCAACGGCACGGATCTGGCCAGACGGGCCAGGTCCGGCACCACCGTGGTCTGCCGCAGTTGCCATGAACCGCCGGACAAGGCCGACGCAGCCAAAGCGGGCGCAACGCCTTCCGGCAAGCCCATGCCCCCTGCCATGTCCGCCGCCATCCACGGCTGGCATGCCGCCTACATGGCCGGGCGCGGCGCGGATGCCTGCAATTCCTGCCATCCTTCCGCGCCCGACGGGGCCACCCGTTTCTGGCGCGACTACCACGTGACCAAGGGTCTGGACTGCACCCGTTGCCACGGGGCCATGGAAGACCATGCCCTGTCCCTGCTGCGCAAGGAGCAGGAGGCGGGCAACCCCGCCGCCGAACGGCTGATGGCGGCCATCACCCCCGTGGCTGTCAAGGACGCGAAAGACATCGCCCCGCGCACCCCGTGGGTGAACCTGCCCGATTGTGCTGGCTGCCACGACTTTGCGGAAAAGCCCAAGTCGGCCACCGCCAGCGCCTTCAACAAGTGGACCGCCGACGCCGCCGGGCTGTACGCGGAACGCACCGACGACACCACCATGCTGCGCTGCCCGGCCTGTCACGGCGCGCCGCACGCGGTGTACCCGGCGCGCAACCCGCTGGGGCGCGACCGCGACAACATCCCCCCCATGCAGTATCAGCAGTATGCCCGCGCCATGGGCGCTTCCGGCAACTGCTCCGTCTGCCACGGCGAGACGCCGGAATTCTCGGTGCACCACCCGCTGGTGGAGCGCAAGGCGGTCACCGTCACCGTGCCGCAGGGGGCAAAGCTGGGCAAGCCGCGCGTGCCCTTCCCGCACGAGGCGCATACCCCCACCGTGGATTGCGGGACCTGCCACCACAAGGGCTACGTGGACGGCGGCCCCATGAAGTGCGCCAGCAAGGACTGCCATGACGTGGTGGTGGACGCCGAAACCGGCACCCCCAAGGACCGGGAGAACCCGCGCTACTTCCGCAACGCCTTCCACGGCGACGGGCCCAGCTGCAACGCCTGCCACGCCAGGCTGCTGGCGGCGGGCAAGGCGGCGGGGCCGGTGGAGTGCCGGGACTGCCACAAGCTGAAATGA